A part of Microbacterium atlanticum genomic DNA contains:
- a CDS encoding NAD(P)/FAD-dependent oxidoreductase, producing the protein MYDVIVIGGGPAGLQAALTIGRMHRTVLLLDSGEYRNGTVEHAHNLLTNDGRSPAELRRIARDELAAYDTVKVRGASVTAVSGALGDFSVTAAGGVERARRLVLATGMRDELPAVPGLAEQWGRRVAQCPFCHGHEFARQRVAILIEGEHSLMIERMLRPVVASALIAAPADVARVEEAGEGLALTLAGGGVEHVAGIFTAATARQRAPFAAQLGCALLPSGGVEVDPLGRTTVPGVYAGGDMAHLAAVPGPMVSLAAAIASGQLAGASAVRDEIMA; encoded by the coding sequence ATGTACGACGTCATCGTGATCGGCGGCGGCCCCGCAGGGCTGCAGGCCGCGCTCACCATCGGCCGCATGCATCGCACGGTGCTGCTGCTCGACTCCGGCGAGTACCGCAACGGCACCGTCGAGCACGCACACAACCTGCTGACCAACGACGGCCGCAGCCCCGCCGAGCTGCGGCGCATCGCCCGTGACGAGCTCGCGGCGTACGACACCGTGAAGGTGCGCGGCGCCTCGGTCACGGCCGTGTCGGGCGCGCTCGGCGACTTCTCGGTCACCGCCGCCGGCGGCGTCGAGCGGGCGCGACGCCTCGTGCTGGCCACCGGCATGCGCGACGAGCTTCCGGCGGTGCCCGGACTCGCCGAGCAGTGGGGGAGGAGGGTCGCGCAGTGCCCGTTCTGCCACGGCCACGAGTTCGCCCGGCAGCGCGTCGCGATCCTCATCGAGGGCGAGCACAGTCTCATGATCGAGCGGATGCTGCGCCCCGTCGTGGCCTCGGCCCTCATCGCCGCGCCCGCCGACGTGGCGCGGGTGGAGGAGGCCGGGGAGGGCCTCGCGCTGACGCTCGCAGGCGGCGGCGTCGAACACGTGGCCGGTATCTTCACGGCGGCGACGGCGCGCCAGCGAGCGCCCTTCGCCGCCCAGCTGGGCTGCGCGCTCCTTCCCAGCGGCGGCGTGGAGGTCGACCCGCTCGGCCGCACGACCGTTCCCGGCGTCTACGCCGGCGGCGACATGGCGCACCTGGCCGCCGTGCCGGGACCGATGGTGTCGCTCGCCGCGGCCATCGCGTCTGGCCAGCTCGCGGGCGCCAGCGCGGTGCGCGACGAGATCATGGCGTGA